Proteins co-encoded in one Prescottella sp. R16 genomic window:
- the aroQ gene encoding type II 3-dehydroquinate dehydratase yields the protein MRVQVINGPNLGRLGKRQPEVYGSTTHDDLVALCERAAAELGIEVVVRQSDHEGELLGWIHDAADAGEPVILNAGGLTHTSVVLRDACAELTAGLVELHISNVHAREEFRHQSYLSPIATGCIVGLGVAGYPLALRFLAERG from the coding sequence GTGAGGGTCCAGGTGATCAACGGCCCGAACCTGGGGCGGCTCGGCAAACGCCAGCCCGAGGTGTACGGGTCGACGACGCACGACGACCTCGTCGCCCTGTGTGAGCGGGCCGCGGCCGAACTCGGGATCGAGGTCGTGGTCCGGCAGAGCGATCACGAGGGGGAGCTGCTCGGCTGGATCCACGACGCCGCCGACGCGGGGGAGCCGGTGATCCTCAACGCGGGTGGTCTCACCCACACGTCGGTGGTGTTGCGCGATGCGTGTGCCGAGCTGACGGCCGGGCTGGTGGAACTGCACATCTCGAACGTGCACGCGCGCGAGGAGTTCCGGCACCAGTCGTACCTGAGCCCGATCGCGACCGGCTGCATCGTCGGCCTCGGCGTCGCCGGCTACCCGCTGGCCCTGAGGTTCCTGGCCGAACGCGGCTGA
- a CDS encoding B-4DMT family transporter: protein MNGWVVRGLGLALVHVVVRTFLGAAVTQWPEQGSVMRWFSLVVVILAAFLWGAFDGIRDRRAHSDPDDGVDLTMPWLKAAFVAGILAGVGSWLVGTIFDIAVTSNGLFFELTSGAAFTVLLVFVPAMIGTALGRFVAGRDNHTTKHTGTHTDTGPVADDTDTVVFAPVTADGTAGGAHRADS from the coding sequence ATGAATGGGTGGGTCGTACGAGGCCTCGGTCTCGCATTGGTACACGTGGTGGTGCGCACATTCCTGGGGGCCGCGGTCACGCAGTGGCCCGAACAGGGCTCCGTCATGCGGTGGTTCTCGCTGGTCGTCGTGATCCTCGCGGCGTTCCTGTGGGGTGCGTTCGACGGTATCCGTGATCGGCGCGCCCACTCCGACCCGGACGACGGCGTCGACCTGACGATGCCGTGGCTGAAGGCCGCGTTCGTCGCCGGCATCCTCGCCGGTGTCGGATCGTGGCTCGTCGGCACGATCTTCGACATCGCGGTCACCAGCAACGGCTTGTTCTTCGAGCTGACGTCCGGTGCCGCGTTCACGGTGTTGCTGGTGTTCGTCCCCGCCATGATCGGTACCGCACTCGGCCGGTTCGTCGCCGGCCGCGACAACCACACGACAAAGCACACCGGCACGCACACCGACACCGGACCGGTCGCCGACGACACCGACACCGTGGTGTTCGCTCCGGTCACCGCCGACGGCACCGCAGGTGGTGCGCACCGCGCCGACAGCTGA
- a CDS encoding Xaa-Pro peptidase family protein — protein sequence MSIAPVSHPTAARRERLRALLRDRGLDALLVTDLLNIRYLTGFTGSNAALLVSASDGHGAEDHTVIATDGRYLVQVGEQVPDLRAEITRAVVPVLLDRAGAGPIGFESHAVTVDQHAAWSASAPGLVRAPRLVEGLREVKDEAEIELLRRACAVADRALADLIARGGLRPGRTEKEVGRELESLMLDHGADGISFETIVAAGPNSAVPHHRPTGAVLRSGDFVKLDFGAQVGGYHSDMTRTYVLEQAADWQRDVYDVVARAQAAGRAALAPGVPVAAVDAAARTVIDDAGHGELFLHGLGHGVGLEIHEAPGIGALGTGTLLAGAVVTVEPGVYFSGRGGVRIEDTLVVRDQGPELLTLTGKDLTIV from the coding sequence ATGTCGATCGCCCCGGTGTCCCACCCGACCGCTGCCCGCCGCGAGCGCCTGCGGGCCCTTCTCCGTGACCGCGGACTCGACGCCCTGCTGGTGACCGATCTGCTCAACATCCGCTACCTCACCGGGTTCACCGGATCGAATGCCGCGCTGCTGGTGTCCGCGTCCGACGGACACGGCGCCGAGGACCACACGGTGATCGCCACCGACGGCCGTTACCTCGTGCAGGTGGGGGAGCAGGTGCCGGATCTGCGTGCCGAGATCACCCGGGCGGTCGTCCCGGTGCTGCTGGACCGGGCGGGCGCCGGTCCGATCGGATTCGAGAGTCACGCCGTCACGGTCGATCAGCACGCGGCATGGTCCGCGTCCGCACCCGGCCTGGTGCGGGCGCCGCGCCTGGTCGAGGGCTTGCGGGAAGTCAAGGACGAGGCCGAGATCGAACTGCTGCGGCGGGCGTGCGCGGTCGCGGACCGGGCGCTCGCGGACCTGATCGCGCGTGGTGGCCTGCGCCCCGGGCGGACCGAGAAGGAGGTGGGGCGGGAACTCGAATCGCTCATGCTCGATCACGGCGCCGACGGCATCTCGTTCGAGACGATCGTGGCCGCCGGTCCGAACTCGGCCGTCCCGCACCACCGGCCGACGGGGGCGGTGCTGCGGTCCGGGGACTTCGTCAAACTCGACTTCGGTGCGCAGGTCGGCGGCTACCACTCGGACATGACCCGCACCTATGTGCTCGAGCAGGCCGCGGACTGGCAGCGCGACGTGTACGACGTCGTCGCTCGGGCGCAGGCCGCCGGTCGGGCCGCGCTCGCTCCGGGGGTCCCGGTGGCAGCGGTGGACGCCGCGGCCCGGACGGTGATCGACGACGCCGGTCACGGGGAGCTGTTCCTGCACGGACTCGGCCACGGTGTCGGCCTGGAGATCCACGAAGCACCGGGGATAGGTGCGCTCGGCACCGGTACACTGCTAGCCGGTGCGGTGGTGACCGTCGAGCCGGGCGTGTACTTCTCCGGACGCGGTGGCGTCCGGATCGAGGACACGCTCGTCGTCCGCGATCAGGGGCCCGAGCTCCTCACCCTCACCGGCAAGGACCTCACGATCGTCTGA
- the efp gene encoding elongation factor P encodes MADTSDFKNGLVLKIEGQLWQILEFQHVKPGKGPAFVRTKIKNVTSGKTVDKTWNAGVKVETATVDRRDMTYLYHDGTDYIFMDGETYDQVPVGESLLGDSARFLLENMEVQVATHEDVPLFVELPVTVELVVKHTDPGLQGDRSTGGTKPATLETDAEIQVPLFINTGDKLKIDSRDGNYLGRVNS; translated from the coding sequence GTGGCAGATACCAGTGATTTCAAGAACGGACTCGTGCTGAAGATCGAGGGCCAGCTGTGGCAGATCCTCGAATTCCAGCACGTCAAGCCCGGTAAGGGTCCGGCCTTCGTGCGCACGAAGATCAAGAACGTGACCTCCGGTAAGACCGTCGACAAGACCTGGAACGCCGGCGTCAAGGTCGAGACCGCCACCGTCGACCGTCGTGACATGACCTACCTGTACCACGACGGTACGGACTACATCTTCATGGACGGCGAGACCTACGACCAGGTGCCGGTCGGCGAGAGTCTTCTCGGTGACAGCGCGCGCTTCCTGCTCGAGAACATGGAGGTGCAGGTCGCGACCCACGAGGATGTTCCGCTGTTCGTCGAGCTTCCCGTCACCGTCGAGCTCGTGGTCAAGCACACCGATCCGGGTCTGCAGGGCGACCGTTCCACCGGTGGCACCAAGCCGGCGACCCTCGAGACCGACGCCGAGATCCAGGTCCCGCTGTTCATCAACACCGGCGACAAGCTGAAGATCGATTCGCGTGACGGCAACTACCTCGGGCGTGTGAATTCCTGA
- the nusB gene encoding transcription antitermination factor NusB, with translation MSGTHKKLGARHKARKRAVDFLFEAEARDVDPVELAEDRARLAARDESVAPVAPYTATIVEGVAENLDRLDQVIESHLQDWTLERLPAVDRAILRIAVWELFHATDVPPVVAVDEAVELAKELSTDESPGFVNGILGQVVLVAPQVRAAAAATAQRAQDAENGATES, from the coding sequence GTGTCGGGTACGCATAAGAAACTCGGAGCACGCCACAAGGCCCGCAAGCGGGCCGTCGACTTCCTGTTCGAGGCGGAGGCGCGGGACGTCGATCCCGTCGAACTCGCCGAGGATCGGGCGCGTCTGGCTGCGCGGGACGAATCCGTCGCGCCGGTCGCCCCGTACACGGCGACGATCGTCGAGGGGGTTGCCGAGAACCTGGACCGACTGGACCAGGTGATCGAGTCGCACCTGCAGGACTGGACGCTCGAGCGGCTGCCCGCGGTGGACCGGGCGATCCTGCGGATCGCGGTGTGGGAACTGTTCCACGCCACCGACGTCCCTCCGGTCGTCGCGGTCGACGAGGCCGTCGAACTGGCGAAGGAACTGTCCACCGACGAGTCCCCGGGCTTCGTCAACGGCATTCTCGGTCAGGTCGTCCTGGTCGCGCCGCAGGTACGGGCTGCTGCCGCCGCGACGGCGCAGCGGGCGCAGGACGCCGAGAACGGCGCCACCGAGTCCTGA
- the pyrR gene encoding bifunctional pyr operon transcriptional regulator/uracil phosphoribosyltransferase PyrR yields MRTSEGSSDLPAHARELLSPADVGRTIARIAHQIIEKTALDATDGSAPRVVLIGIPTRGTTLAARLADKIEEFAGVRPPVGSLDITLYRDDLRTKPHRPLERTSVPEGGVDNALVVLVDDVLFSGRTVRSALDALRDLGRPRAVQLAVLVDRGHRELPLRADYVGKNVPTARTEAVDVLLAEHDGRDGVVLSSGHAEENHK; encoded by the coding sequence ATGCGCACGTCCGAAGGGTCGTCAGACCTTCCCGCGCATGCTCGCGAACTGCTGTCCCCGGCCGACGTCGGCAGGACCATTGCACGTATCGCCCATCAGATCATCGAGAAGACCGCGCTCGACGCCACGGATGGCTCCGCCCCGCGCGTCGTCCTGATCGGCATTCCCACTCGCGGCACCACGCTCGCCGCCCGCCTCGCCGACAAGATCGAAGAGTTCGCGGGTGTCCGCCCGCCGGTCGGGTCGCTCGACATCACCCTGTACCGCGACGATCTGCGCACCAAACCGCACCGCCCGCTCGAGCGGACGTCCGTCCCCGAGGGCGGTGTCGACAACGCGCTGGTGGTGCTCGTCGACGACGTCCTCTTCTCCGGCCGCACGGTCCGCTCCGCGCTCGATGCGCTGCGGGACCTGGGCCGCCCCCGCGCCGTCCAGCTCGCGGTCCTCGTCGACCGGGGTCATCGTGAGCTGCCGTTGCGCGCCGACTACGTAGGAAAGAACGTGCCCACCGCCCGCACCGAGGCTGTCGACGTGCTGCTCGCCGAGCACGACGGCCGCGACGGTGTGGTGCTGTCGAGTGGGCACGCGGAGGAGAACCACAAGTGA
- a CDS encoding aspartate carbamoyltransferase catalytic subunit: MKHLLSIADLTRDSATALLDDAERFEQALLGREVKKLPTLRGRTVMTVFYENSTRTRVSFEVAGKWMSADVINVSASSSSAKKGESLRDTAMTLRAAGADALIVRHPASGAAHQIAAWTGAAASSSTDGGPSIINAGDGTHEHPTQALLDALTLRQRLGGLEGRRVVLVGDILHSRVARSNALLLSLLGAEVVLVAPRTLLPIGVEAWPVRVSHSLDAELPGADAVMMLRVQAERMNGGFFPSPREYSITYGLNEKRLGLLPEQAVVLHPGPMLRGMEIASAVADSPKTAVLQQVTNGVHVRMAVLFRLLVGTDEVA; this comes from the coding sequence GTGAAGCACCTGCTCTCGATCGCGGATCTGACCCGGGATTCGGCCACCGCGCTGCTGGACGACGCGGAACGTTTCGAGCAGGCGCTGCTCGGCCGCGAGGTCAAGAAACTCCCGACGTTGCGGGGACGCACCGTGATGACGGTGTTCTACGAGAACTCCACCCGCACCCGGGTGTCGTTCGAGGTGGCGGGCAAGTGGATGAGCGCGGACGTCATCAACGTCAGCGCGTCCAGTTCGTCGGCGAAGAAGGGCGAGTCGCTGCGCGACACCGCTATGACGCTGCGCGCGGCCGGTGCGGACGCCCTGATCGTCCGCCATCCGGCGTCCGGTGCGGCGCACCAGATCGCCGCGTGGACCGGTGCAGCGGCCTCGAGCAGCACGGACGGTGGACCCTCCATCATCAATGCCGGTGACGGCACCCACGAGCATCCGACGCAGGCCCTGCTCGACGCACTGACGCTGCGGCAGCGGCTCGGCGGCCTCGAGGGCCGGCGGGTCGTGCTGGTCGGCGACATCCTGCACAGCCGGGTGGCGCGGTCGAATGCGCTGCTGCTGTCGCTGCTCGGTGCCGAGGTCGTGCTGGTGGCGCCGCGCACCCTGCTGCCGATCGGTGTGGAGGCGTGGCCGGTGCGGGTGTCGCATTCGCTGGACGCCGAACTGCCCGGTGCGGACGCGGTGATGATGTTGCGCGTGCAGGCCGAGCGCATGAACGGTGGATTCTTCCCGTCGCCGCGCGAGTACTCGATCACCTACGGGCTCAACGAGAAGCGGCTGGGACTGCTTCCCGAACAGGCGGTCGTCCTGCATCCGGGGCCGATGCTGCGCGGCATGGAGATCGCGTCCGCTGTCGCGGATTCACCGAAAACGGCTGTCCTGCAGCAGGTCACGAACGGTGTCCACGTGCGGATGGCGGTCCTGTTCCGGTTGCTGGTGGGAACGGATGAGGTCGCGTGA
- a CDS encoding dihydroorotase — protein MSASGNVLIENVLVYGEGEPTDVLIGDGQILEIGPGLAAAGAVEVIDGAGQILLPGFVDMHTHLREPGREDTETIDTGSAAAALGGYTAVFAMANTSPVADTAVITDHVWRRGQEVGLVDVHPVGAVTVGLEGKQLAEMATMAAGVGKVKVFSDDGHCVYDPLIMRRALEYSASLGVLIAQHAEEPRLTAGAVAHEGPTAARLGLAGWPRAAEESIVARDALLARDAGARVHICHASTAGSVELVKWARSQGIAITAEVTPHHLLLDDSRLETYDAVNKVNPPLREASDVAALRRGLAEGIIDCVATDHAPHAEQDKCCEFAQARPGMLGLETALSIVVETMVRPGLLDWRGVARVMSERPAEITGLDDQGRPIAVGEPANLVLIDPDAEWTVHGPALASVANNTPYEAMTLPAKVTTTVLRGRITARDGVVRTREEVR, from the coding sequence ATGTCCGCGAGCGGGAACGTGTTGATCGAGAACGTTCTGGTGTACGGGGAGGGCGAGCCGACCGACGTGCTGATCGGGGACGGGCAGATCCTCGAGATCGGCCCGGGGCTGGCGGCCGCCGGTGCCGTCGAGGTGATCGACGGCGCGGGCCAGATCCTGCTGCCCGGTTTCGTGGACATGCACACGCATCTGCGTGAGCCCGGCCGCGAGGACACCGAGACCATCGACACCGGGTCGGCGGCGGCAGCACTCGGCGGGTACACCGCGGTGTTCGCGATGGCGAACACCAGCCCGGTCGCCGACACCGCGGTGATCACCGACCACGTGTGGCGCCGCGGCCAGGAGGTCGGCCTGGTCGATGTGCACCCGGTCGGTGCCGTCACCGTCGGGCTCGAGGGCAAGCAGCTCGCCGAGATGGCGACGATGGCCGCCGGTGTCGGCAAGGTCAAGGTGTTCTCCGACGACGGCCACTGCGTGTACGACCCGCTGATCATGCGCCGGGCGCTGGAGTACTCGGCGTCGCTGGGTGTGCTGATCGCGCAGCATGCGGAGGAGCCGCGGCTCACCGCCGGTGCGGTCGCGCACGAGGGTCCCACCGCGGCCCGGCTGGGTCTGGCCGGCTGGCCGCGCGCCGCGGAGGAGTCGATCGTGGCGCGGGACGCGCTGCTCGCCCGCGACGCCGGTGCCCGCGTCCACATCTGCCACGCATCGACGGCCGGATCCGTGGAACTCGTGAAGTGGGCCCGCAGTCAGGGCATTGCGATCACCGCGGAGGTCACCCCGCACCACCTGCTGCTCGACGACTCCCGTCTCGAGACGTACGACGCCGTCAACAAGGTCAACCCGCCGCTGCGGGAGGCGTCGGACGTCGCTGCGCTGCGCCGCGGTCTGGCCGAGGGCATCATCGACTGTGTCGCCACCGATCACGCCCCGCATGCGGAGCAGGACAAGTGCTGCGAGTTCGCGCAGGCCCGTCCGGGCATGCTCGGCCTCGAGACGGCGCTGTCGATCGTGGTGGAGACGATGGTGCGTCCCGGCCTGCTGGACTGGCGCGGCGTCGCCCGCGTCATGAGCGAGCGGCCCGCCGAGATCACCGGTCTCGACGACCAGGGCCGTCCGATCGCGGTGGGGGAGCCGGCGAACCTGGTGCTGATCGACCCGGACGCCGAGTGGACGGTACACGGCCCGGCTCTGGCGTCGGTGGCGAACAACACGCCGTACGAGGCGATGACGTTGCCCGCGAAGGTCACGACCACCGTGCTGCGGGGGCGGATCACGGCTCGTGACGGTGTGGTGCGGACACGGGAAGAGGTGCGTTGA
- a CDS encoding transporter — MARLLWVVGCIAVWVLLVFLMYRGWKGRAARQSDRIGKLPAVPTDLGEQLIAPSTGLYVGSTMAPSWQDRIAVGDIGFRATGELSRWTRGILLERDGASAIWIPNESIRAIRTERGLAGKVMTKDGVLVIRWELPTGTEIDTGFRGDDKTMYPVWVRETSSDDSANAAGSGEVEQNGEDA, encoded by the coding sequence ATGGCACGACTCCTGTGGGTGGTCGGCTGCATCGCGGTGTGGGTGCTGCTGGTGTTCCTGATGTACCGCGGTTGGAAGGGTCGGGCGGCCCGCCAGTCCGATCGGATCGGGAAACTGCCCGCGGTTCCGACCGACCTGGGTGAGCAGCTGATCGCGCCGAGCACCGGCCTGTACGTGGGCAGCACGATGGCCCCGAGCTGGCAGGACCGGATCGCGGTGGGCGACATCGGTTTCCGGGCCACCGGTGAACTGAGCCGGTGGACCCGCGGCATCCTCCTCGAACGCGACGGCGCGTCGGCGATCTGGATCCCGAACGAATCGATCCGGGCGATCCGGACCGAGCGGGGGCTCGCCGGGAAGGTGATGACGAAGGACGGGGTCCTGGTGATCCGGTGGGAGTTGCCCACCGGCACCGAGATCGACACGGGATTCCGTGGCGACGACAAGACGATGTACCCGGTATGGGTACGTGAGACAAGCAGTGACGATTCAGCGAATGCGGCGGGCTCTGGTGAGGTCGAGCAGAACGGAGAAGACGCATGA
- the carA gene encoding glutamine-hydrolyzing carbamoyl-phosphate synthase small subunit, which translates to MSAFDSNMAVLVLEDGRVFRGTSFGAVGQTLGEAVFSTGMTGYQETLTDPSYHRQIVVSTAPQIGNTGWNDEDNESVGRDGDPAGSRIWVAGYVVRDPSRVTSNWRATGSLQDELVRQGVVGIAGIDTRALVRHLRTRGSMRAGIFSGDALADVDVLLERVKGQPSMLGLNLTAEVTTPGGYIIEPKGEVRYTVAAIDLGIKSSTPQMFAERGMRVHVLPAKTTLHDLLDLKADGVFLSNGPGDPATADDTVHLTKEILGQGIPLFGICFGNQILGRALGLNTYKMKFGHRGINIPVVEHATGRIAITAQNHGFALEGEAGQEFDTPFGRAVISHTCANDGAVEGVRLLDDRAFSVQYHPEAASGPHDASYLFDRFASLLEGDKN; encoded by the coding sequence ATGAGCGCCTTTGACAGCAATATGGCGGTCCTGGTTCTCGAGGACGGCCGGGTCTTCCGCGGCACCAGCTTCGGTGCGGTGGGACAGACCCTCGGGGAAGCGGTCTTCAGCACCGGCATGACCGGCTACCAGGAGACCCTCACCGACCCCAGCTACCACCGGCAGATCGTGGTGTCGACGGCACCTCAGATCGGCAACACCGGCTGGAACGACGAGGACAACGAGTCGGTCGGGCGGGACGGCGACCCCGCCGGGTCCCGGATCTGGGTGGCCGGCTACGTGGTCCGCGACCCCTCCCGCGTGACCTCCAACTGGCGGGCGACCGGCTCGCTGCAGGACGAACTGGTCCGGCAGGGCGTCGTCGGTATCGCCGGCATCGACACCCGTGCGCTGGTCCGCCACCTGCGCACCCGCGGCTCGATGCGCGCCGGCATCTTCTCCGGTGACGCGCTGGCCGACGTCGACGTCCTGCTCGAGCGGGTCAAGGGCCAGCCGTCGATGCTCGGCCTGAACCTCACCGCCGAGGTCACCACGCCCGGCGGCTACATCATCGAGCCGAAGGGCGAGGTCCGCTACACCGTCGCCGCGATCGACCTGGGTATCAAGTCGAGCACCCCGCAGATGTTCGCCGAGCGCGGTATGCGGGTGCACGTGCTGCCGGCGAAGACGACGCTGCACGACCTGCTCGACCTGAAGGCCGACGGTGTCTTCCTGTCCAACGGCCCCGGTGACCCGGCGACCGCGGACGACACGGTCCACCTGACCAAGGAGATCCTCGGCCAGGGCATCCCGTTGTTCGGCATCTGCTTCGGCAACCAGATCCTCGGCCGCGCGCTGGGACTGAACACCTACAAGATGAAGTTCGGGCACCGGGGCATCAACATCCCCGTCGTCGAGCACGCCACCGGGCGTATCGCGATCACCGCCCAGAACCACGGCTTCGCCCTGGAAGGGGAGGCCGGCCAGGAGTTCGACACCCCGTTCGGCCGCGCCGTCATCAGCCACACCTGCGCCAACGACGGCGCCGTCGAGGGTGTGCGCCTGCTCGACGACCGCGCGTTCTCCGTGCAGTACCACCCCGAGGCCGCGTCCGGCCCGCACGACGCGTCCTACCTGTTCGACCGTTTCGCCAGCCTGCTCGAGGGAGACAAGAACTAA